The Bacillus sp. Y1 genome has a window encoding:
- a CDS encoding GNAT family N-acetyltransferase, with the protein MITLRNVQSTDLEQLLLIENEGFSKEEAATKEAFVERIQLIPDTFIVAEKEGAILGFINGPIINQPYITDDLFEKINENPTSGGYQSILGLAVSKQARNLGIAKILIGKMEELVEENEREGITLTCKQELVSFYEKFGFVNHGMSESQHGGVRWYNMVKLRGSMN; encoded by the coding sequence ATGATTACTTTAAGAAATGTTCAATCTACAGATTTAGAACAGCTTTTATTGATTGAGAATGAAGGGTTCTCTAAAGAAGAAGCTGCCACGAAAGAAGCATTTGTGGAGAGGATTCAGTTGATACCTGATACGTTTATTGTAGCAGAAAAGGAAGGAGCGATCCTCGGGTTTATTAATGGCCCTATCATAAATCAGCCTTACATAACCGATGATCTTTTTGAGAAAATCAATGAGAACCCGACAAGTGGAGGCTATCAGAGTATTTTAGGATTAGCTGTGTCCAAACAGGCAAGAAATCTAGGAATTGCAAAAATCTTGATTGGAAAAATGGAAGAGCTTGTTGAAGAAAATGAAAGAGAAGGAATCACGTTAACATGTAAACAGGAATTAGTTTCTTTTTACGAAAAATTTGGCTTCGTTAACCATGGCATGTCAGAATCACAACATGGAGGAGTACGCTGGTATAACATGGTCAAATTAAGAGGTAGTATGAATTGA
- a CDS encoding DUF3916 domain-containing protein: protein MREKKVRGVKSKSNNMIKRLEENTLVFPTEFYNGFWHLYLPVAQDFICSNKTSKKVKRLCIQTLIDRAEHLIGLKPNDREKYRVIVALDSHDLWGSQIIVFKGDSYYKDFFKRNDKYQKWLHLSDDNILTKWGLSVPNDLHVSGFKEVITDEDGYHYEGEIWFIGEMK, encoded by the coding sequence ATGCGGGAGAAAAAAGTTCGAGGAGTTAAAAGTAAATCTAATAATATGATTAAGCGACTTGAAGAAAACACATTGGTGTTTCCAACAGAATTTTACAATGGTTTTTGGCATTTGTATTTACCCGTTGCTCAAGATTTTATATGTTCCAATAAAACATCAAAAAAAGTTAAACGACTCTGCATTCAAACACTAATAGATAGAGCTGAACATCTAATTGGATTGAAGCCAAATGACAGGGAAAAGTATCGTGTAATAGTTGCCCTTGATTCACATGATTTATGGGGTTCGCAAATTATTGTATTTAAAGGTGACTCCTATTATAAAGATTTCTTTAAGAGGAATGACAAATATCAAAAGTGGCTACATCTATCTGATGATAACATTCTAACTAAATGGGGACTATCTGTTCCTAATGATTTGCATGTATCAGGTTTTAAAGAAGTAATTACTGATGAAGATGGATACCACTATGAAGGTGAAATTTGGTTTATTGGGGAAATGAAATAA
- a CDS encoding STAS domain-containing protein, with translation MSKDSNVNIEGLGFNWDVKKGRFQYENQDAVLFWINSAMKSFFDTIEEVSGEEASNLVLETTGYRQGLVVGDYFRKIKDFDVSEAAEMITNTYASAGWGRAEIKHLDYETKTLVAHIRDSWEYKINLAQGKNKGTAFLAAHFAGLFSSLFEVNIWYEYEQDQLEGSEYSIVKYFPSYITATTNIHQLARKKESEQILRLEEMVEQKTSELRNLVKKLSSPIIPVFDGIVVVPLIGKYEEDRSEDLIINTLSNLPKHKANFLILDLTGLDTEVDHFTIDLIVKIGSAASLIGTNSILVGIPVNLAIKMVQSHVTLSRFEVFQTLQHGIQYALAQVGKTIC, from the coding sequence ATGAGCAAGGACTCAAATGTAAATATAGAAGGACTTGGTTTTAATTGGGATGTTAAAAAAGGAAGGTTTCAATATGAAAATCAGGATGCTGTCCTTTTTTGGATCAATAGTGCTATGAAGTCTTTCTTTGACACCATTGAAGAGGTATCTGGGGAAGAGGCATCCAATTTGGTCCTCGAGACGACTGGGTATCGTCAAGGGCTTGTAGTGGGGGACTACTTCCGGAAAATCAAGGACTTTGATGTGTCAGAGGCAGCAGAAATGATTACCAATACATACGCTTCCGCCGGTTGGGGAAGAGCAGAAATAAAGCACCTCGATTATGAAACGAAAACGCTTGTTGCTCATATCAGAGACAGTTGGGAATACAAAATTAACTTGGCTCAAGGAAAGAATAAGGGAACTGCCTTTTTAGCCGCTCATTTCGCCGGGCTATTCAGCAGTCTTTTTGAGGTTAACATCTGGTACGAATATGAACAAGATCAACTTGAAGGATCTGAGTACAGCATCGTTAAGTACTTTCCTTCATATATTACGGCTACCACAAATATACACCAGTTAGCTCGAAAAAAAGAGTCCGAACAAATTTTACGCTTAGAAGAGATGGTGGAACAGAAAACAAGTGAACTTCGGAACTTGGTAAAAAAACTTTCCTCTCCGATCATACCGGTTTTTGATGGAATTGTCGTTGTACCGCTTATCGGGAAGTACGAAGAGGACCGTTCGGAGGATCTTATTATCAACACCTTGAGCAATTTGCCAAAGCATAAAGCAAATTTTCTTATTCTTGACTTAACAGGTCTTGATACAGAAGTGGATCATTTTACGATCGACCTGATTGTAAAAATTGGCTCAGCAGCTTCCTTAATAGGTACCAATTCGATATTGGTAGGTATTCCTGTAAACCTAGCCATAAAGATGGTTCAATCCCATGTGACACTTAGTCGTTTTGAAGTATTTCAAACACTGCAACACGGGATTCAATATGCGCTTGCTCAGGTGGGGAAAACGATTTGTTAA
- a CDS encoding FbpB family small basic protein, producing the protein MKPGKPTLEELMKRNREELLKDKLLVERIEKRVEEKIIKQ; encoded by the coding sequence ATGAAACCCGGAAAACCAACTTTAGAGGAACTTATGAAACGAAACAGAGAGGAATTACTTAAGGATAAGTTATTAGTCGAGAGAATCGAAAAACGCGTAGAAGAAAAAATTATAAAGCAGTAA
- a CDS encoding methyl-accepting chemotaxis protein: MKDSTSAIYQSMEQITSNIENVKNSSAQTTILAKDGTDDVKRAIEQMNEIHSTVQQTAQSINQLDNKSRQIEEIVGLINSIAEQTNLLALNAAIEAARAGEHGKGFAVVADEVRKLAEQSSKASGDIKELIHEIQNEISTSVSVMKSSTESTQSGIHVVEQTGQSFNQIFDAIGNMTQHTEEVYHSIVHILKEVDQMKDVVDAVNELAVTNDEKAQNVSAATEEQAAMVQEMTASSEALAQIATDLQLELAKFKL; the protein is encoded by the coding sequence ATGAAAGACAGTACGAGTGCTATTTATCAAAGTATGGAACAAATTACGTCCAATATAGAAAATGTGAAAAACTCTTCTGCTCAAACGACGATTCTCGCCAAAGATGGAACCGACGATGTGAAAAGGGCCATTGAACAGATGAATGAGATCCATTCAACGGTTCAACAAACAGCTCAGTCTATTAACCAGTTAGATAACAAATCCAGACAAATTGAAGAAATTGTCGGTCTGATTAATTCAATCGCTGAACAAACCAACTTGCTTGCATTAAATGCAGCGATCGAAGCTGCGAGAGCTGGGGAACATGGAAAGGGCTTTGCCGTTGTAGCAGATGAAGTGAGAAAACTAGCAGAGCAATCCAGTAAAGCTTCTGGAGATATTAAGGAATTAATTCACGAAATTCAGAATGAAATTAGTACCTCCGTATCTGTTATGAAATCGAGTACTGAGTCAACTCAGTCCGGAATTCATGTGGTTGAACAAACAGGACAATCATTCAATCAAATTTTTGATGCGATTGGAAATATGACGCAGCACACGGAAGAGGTATATCACTCCATCGTTCATATCCTTAAAGAAGTGGATCAAATGAAAGATGTAGTAGATGCGGTGAACGAATTGGCTGTAACCAATGATGAAAAAGCTCAAAATGTATCAGCAGCAACGGAAGAACAAGCTGCCATGGTACAAGAAATGACGGCTTCGAGTGAAGCATTAGCACAAATTGCAACGGATCTTCAACTAGAATTAGCCAAATTTAAGCTGTAA
- a CDS encoding nucleoside hydrolase translates to MKKVLLFGDPGIDDAVAIIYALLHPEIELVGVVTGYGNVNETQVAKNAAYLLQLGGRQDIPVIRGAKGPFSGELVQYYPEIHGPEGLGPIRPPDTFTANIQDFSSIFKIIETYKSELTIVDVGRSTSLATSFILAGSEFMNQVNSMYIMGGAFNHPGNVTASAEANFYGDPIASDLVLEKGRNITILPLNVTNYSLISPQIVNYISSLNSNPFSSLFKPIMDYYINAYNKLIPGLQAAAVHDVLTLYSIVSPESFQFISRRARVDISNFSRGTSSADFRAKPDVEPVETLDKIALSFNYNAFIQNFVSVMTSRLQENNVMRKNKFDG, encoded by the coding sequence ATGAAGAAAGTGTTGCTATTTGGTGATCCAGGGATTGATGATGCAGTTGCCATTATCTATGCCTTATTGCATCCAGAAATAGAATTAGTGGGTGTAGTTACGGGATATGGAAATGTGAATGAAACACAGGTTGCAAAAAATGCTGCTTATTTGCTCCAATTAGGTGGGAGACAAGACATTCCGGTCATACGAGGAGCAAAAGGACCTTTTTCCGGAGAATTAGTACAGTATTATCCTGAAATACACGGACCAGAAGGGCTTGGACCTATACGTCCACCTGATACCTTTACAGCCAATATTCAGGATTTTTCTAGCATATTTAAAATTATTGAAACGTACAAAAGTGAATTAACGATCGTGGATGTTGGTCGCTCAACCTCACTTGCAACCTCATTTATATTAGCAGGGTCAGAATTTATGAATCAAGTAAACTCCATGTATATTATGGGAGGAGCATTTAATCACCCAGGAAATGTAACAGCTTCGGCGGAGGCTAATTTTTATGGTGATCCAATCGCGAGTGATTTGGTCTTAGAAAAAGGCAGGAACATTACGATTTTACCGCTAAATGTAACGAATTATTCTCTTATATCTCCTCAAATAGTAAACTATATATCCTCACTTAACAGTAATCCTTTCTCAAGCTTATTTAAGCCCATAATGGATTACTATATTAATGCGTATAATAAACTAATCCCTGGATTACAGGCTGCCGCAGTTCATGATGTTCTTACTCTATACTCCATTGTCAGCCCCGAGTCCTTTCAATTCATATCGAGGAGAGCGAGAGTTGACATTTCGAATTTTTCTAGGGGAACATCAAGTGCAGATTTCCGAGCAAAACCTGATGTTGAACCGGTGGAAACGCTTGATAAGATCGCTTTATCTTTCAATTACAATGCCTTTATACAGAATTTTGTTTCTGTCATGACTTCGAGATTGCAAGAAAACAATGTAATGCGAAAGAATAAATTTGACGGGTAA
- a CDS encoding SDR family oxidoreductase: MSFLKNKIAIVTGVSRLKGIGAAICLELAEAGYHLFFTYWTKYDQTMPWSVQSDEPARLKEELLKKGVKVGCMELDLTLDDAPLLLFDQVCKELGEPDILINNAAYSTNNDYSNITFEELDKHYLVNIRATTLVSTTFTKRFHKKSGGRIVNLTSGQFKGPMPGELAYATTKGAIDALTITLSAEVAPLGITVNAVNPGPTDTGWMTEELKEELTPMFPFGRVGMPRDVAKTIKFLVSEEADWITGQIIHSEGGFKR, encoded by the coding sequence ATGAGCTTTTTAAAAAATAAAATCGCTATTGTTACAGGGGTTAGTCGGCTGAAAGGAATAGGCGCGGCTATTTGCCTGGAGTTAGCGGAGGCAGGCTATCATCTGTTTTTTACGTACTGGACGAAATATGATCAAACGATGCCTTGGAGTGTTCAGAGTGATGAGCCAGCAAGATTAAAAGAAGAACTGCTGAAAAAAGGGGTGAAGGTGGGATGTATGGAGTTAGATTTAACGCTAGATGATGCGCCCTTACTGCTATTCGATCAGGTTTGTAAAGAGTTGGGTGAGCCTGATATTTTAATTAATAATGCCGCCTACTCTACGAATAATGATTATTCAAATATAACCTTCGAAGAATTAGATAAGCATTATCTAGTAAACATTCGGGCAACTACATTAGTTAGTACGACATTTACCAAAAGGTTTCATAAAAAATCTGGTGGAAGAATCGTCAATCTTACTTCAGGTCAATTTAAAGGACCGATGCCAGGTGAATTAGCGTATGCAACCACAAAGGGAGCTATTGATGCGTTAACGATTACGCTGTCAGCTGAAGTGGCTCCTTTAGGTATTACGGTGAATGCCGTGAACCCAGGTCCAACGGATACAGGCTGGATGACGGAGGAACTGAAAGAGGAGTTAACACCCATGTTTCCTTTCGGGCGAGTAGGGATGCCAAGAGATGTGGCAAAAACGATCAAGTTTCTCGTCAGTGAAGAAGCGGACTGGATCACTGGACAGATTATTCATTCAGAAGGTGGATTTAAAAGATAA
- a CDS encoding MFS transporter → MNKQESNYRWVVFGTVLFAYFIIVSQRTAPGLITDQLMTDFQVSASLIGLITGIQFLAYAGLQIPVGLLSDRYGPNHFLIFGTLLNGIGSIIYSVAPNEYVLLLSRILVGMGDATIFVNFVLIMNQWFKVQEFISLLGVVSMTASLGSLSSTVPFSAWISFSGWRTPFLTIGLILVASSVLLYTVLVSKPKKLFTENPKSKKRSTIKRESVWAILKRVFSTQQGWATFLCHFGIVGTYIGFIGSWGVPYGIQVFELSRSEASQLIMYCLFGSIIGGPLISWITSRLDSIKRVYTLIHITVFFSWGGLFFAGVNPSFFMVMALLFIIGFGNGASSLTFAVVRKSFPIEEVGVVSGFANTGGFLSAVLLPSIFGKILDLFPQQAIHIGYHYGFLIPVLFSFMGLIGVMLIKEPKKEEKRVLSVT, encoded by the coding sequence ATGAACAAACAGGAAAGCAACTACAGATGGGTAGTGTTTGGTACCGTCTTGTTTGCCTATTTTATTATTGTAAGTCAACGAACCGCACCTGGTCTCATCACTGACCAATTAATGACTGATTTTCAAGTTTCCGCTTCTCTCATTGGACTCATTACGGGAATTCAATTTTTAGCTTATGCAGGACTGCAAATACCGGTCGGATTGCTGTCTGATCGATATGGTCCTAATCATTTTCTGATTTTTGGAACCCTTCTTAATGGAATAGGGAGCATAATATACAGTGTTGCCCCGAATGAGTATGTATTATTGCTCTCTCGAATATTAGTGGGAATGGGAGACGCCACGATTTTTGTCAACTTTGTTTTAATTATGAATCAGTGGTTTAAAGTTCAGGAATTTATCAGTTTATTAGGTGTAGTTTCTATGACAGCCAGTCTTGGATCCTTATCATCTACTGTTCCCTTTTCCGCGTGGATTTCTTTTTCTGGTTGGAGAACACCCTTTCTTACCATCGGGCTTATCCTAGTGGCATCATCTGTTCTTCTCTACACCGTTCTCGTTTCTAAACCTAAAAAACTATTTACAGAAAATCCAAAATCAAAAAAACGTTCGACCATAAAGCGTGAAAGTGTTTGGGCGATTCTAAAGCGAGTGTTTTCCACTCAGCAAGGTTGGGCCACATTCCTTTGTCACTTTGGGATCGTCGGTACTTATATTGGCTTTATCGGTTCATGGGGTGTTCCTTATGGAATTCAAGTGTTTGAATTGTCACGTTCTGAAGCCAGTCAACTGATTATGTATTGTCTATTTGGCTCCATTATTGGTGGACCGTTAATCAGTTGGATTACAAGCAGATTAGATTCGATCAAAAGAGTTTACACCCTCATTCATATAACCGTCTTTTTTAGTTGGGGAGGACTGTTTTTTGCTGGTGTGAATCCTTCTTTTTTCATGGTAATGGCTTTGCTTTTTATCATTGGATTTGGAAATGGTGCAAGTTCATTAACATTTGCTGTCGTACGAAAGTCTTTTCCTATAGAAGAAGTTGGTGTGGTATCAGGCTTTGCCAATACAGGCGGATTTCTAAGTGCGGTTTTATTGCCTAGTATTTTTGGAAAGATACTAGATTTATTCCCACAACAAGCCATTCATATTGGGTATCATTATGGCTTTTTAATTCCCGTGCTTTTTTCATTTATGGGTTTGATCGGAGTTATGTTAATTAAAGAACCTAAAAAGGAAGAAAAGAGAGTTCTAAGCGTCACGTAA
- a CDS encoding sensor histidine kinase: protein MEITQHFFFNLSLIIIILFFALVWSAKMKNFSISKRFALFWGIVLLWSCFQFSYHPVPHISMDLRELPVLIGGLYLGIGPLLSIMVIFIRGLYGIDTGFYANIALYLPLAFFFWKVYPWFWNQSPTRRVVISISFGIVLSIITVSALVFMDLNVNRFDAYIAYLVVPNLGIAMISITSEFVIKNFHLQNQLIKSGKLEVVEQMGAAISHEIRNPLTSAKGFVQLLLEGPQTSQKHTDYLKIISHELILAEQVIKDYLTFSKPSLEKVEPIDVSKELTLIVKMLQPTANQNSVEVITQIETEGHIIGDRLKFHQCFLNVIKNGIESMPSGGQLFIRTDTSKKNVSISVIDHGIGMTKEQLDRLGEPYYSTKGSKGTGLGMMVVYSIVKAMNGMIRVQSEVGRGTTFRFIFPSIADLGGFFRSKTTNVIE from the coding sequence ATGGAAATCACGCAACACTTCTTTTTTAATCTTTCCTTAATCATCATTATCCTGTTCTTTGCCCTTGTATGGTCGGCCAAGATGAAAAATTTTTCGATATCGAAACGGTTTGCATTGTTTTGGGGCATTGTTCTCCTTTGGTCATGCTTTCAGTTCTCATACCATCCCGTACCCCATATTTCAATGGATTTACGAGAGCTTCCCGTGTTAATTGGTGGACTTTACTTAGGTATTGGACCCCTCCTCTCTATCATGGTTATTTTTATTAGAGGATTATATGGAATCGATACAGGATTCTATGCAAATATCGCCCTTTATTTACCTTTAGCCTTTTTCTTTTGGAAGGTTTACCCCTGGTTCTGGAATCAAAGTCCAACTCGTCGGGTGGTCATTTCCATCTCGTTTGGTATTGTACTTAGTATCATAACTGTTTCTGCCTTGGTATTTATGGATTTAAATGTTAATCGATTTGATGCATACATAGCGTATTTAGTTGTCCCTAATTTAGGAATCGCCATGATTTCCATAACGAGTGAGTTTGTTATAAAGAATTTCCATTTACAAAATCAATTAATTAAATCAGGTAAGTTAGAAGTCGTGGAACAAATGGGTGCTGCCATATCCCATGAAATACGAAATCCCCTTACCTCGGCTAAAGGGTTTGTTCAATTGCTACTAGAAGGTCCACAAACATCTCAAAAACATACAGACTATCTCAAGATCATTTCACATGAATTAATTTTAGCGGAACAGGTCATAAAAGATTACCTAACCTTTTCAAAACCATCGTTAGAAAAAGTGGAACCCATAGATGTTAGTAAGGAACTCACTCTTATTGTAAAAATGCTGCAACCCACAGCAAATCAAAATTCAGTTGAAGTAATTACTCAAATTGAAACAGAAGGACATATTATCGGAGATCGACTAAAGTTTCACCAATGCTTTTTGAATGTGATAAAAAACGGAATTGAATCCATGCCTAGTGGTGGTCAGTTATTCATACGTACAGATACAAGCAAAAAAAATGTATCGATATCCGTCATTGACCACGGAATTGGAATGACAAAGGAACAATTGGATCGACTTGGAGAACCATATTATTCCACAAAAGGGTCAAAGGGTACGGGTCTTGGGATGATGGTGGTGTATAGTATTGTGAAAGCCATGAATGGAATGATTCGTGTGCAAAGTGAAGTGGGTAGAGGGACAACCTTTCGCTTTATCTTTCCTTCTATCGCTGATTTAGGTGGCTTTTTTCGAAGTAAAACAACAAACGTAATAGAATAA
- a CDS encoding PTS sugar transporter subunit IIB has product MRILLCCAAGMSTSLLVTKMEKSAEEQGLEAKIWAVSADVVRNHVDNADVLLVGPQVRYMLPQLKKLGHEKGIPVDMINTVHYGTCNGAEVLKFAKQLVTK; this is encoded by the coding sequence GTGAGGATTTTATTATGTTGTGCCGCGGGAATGTCTACGAGTCTATTAGTGACGAAAATGGAGAAGTCCGCGGAGGAACAGGGGTTAGAGGCGAAAATTTGGGCGGTATCCGCGGACGTGGTTCGAAATCACGTCGATAATGCAGACGTGCTGCTCGTGGGTCCACAGGTTCGCTACATGCTGCCTCAACTGAAAAAACTAGGCCATGAAAAAGGGATTCCGGTGGACATGATTAATACCGTGCACTATGGAACATGTAATGGCGCCGAAGTGTTGAAATTTGCAAAACAGTTAGTCACCAAATAA
- the celB gene encoding PTS cellobiose transporter subunit IIC, translated as MSKFTDVLENKVMPVAGRIAGQRHLQALRDGLILTMPLIIIGSIFLILGFLPIPGYEDFMANTFGDQWLTKLLYPVGATFDIMALIAGFGIAYRLAEKYNVEPLSAGAISVSAFLLATPFEVSFLAEGATDAVMVGGAIPAALMGSKGLFVAMLIAMLSTEIYRYIIQKNIVFRLPDGVPPAVSKSFVALIPGAIVIFVVWILRIVVENTDFGSLHNIVGELLGKPLGVLGGSLIGSLVAVFLVQLLWSCGLHGASIVGGVMGPIWLAATDANRLAFQNGAEELPNIFTAQFFDLFVYIGGSGATFALVVMMLLRARSQQMKQLGRLAFGPGLFNINEPITFGMPIVMNPLMIVPFILAPLTIVITTYIAMSTGLVARPAGIAVPWTMPPIIGGYLATGGKISGALLQLFNFCVTFAIYYPFFRMWDRQKYAEEQGN; from the coding sequence ATGAGCAAATTTACGGATGTGTTGGAAAACAAGGTAATGCCAGTGGCTGGACGCATTGCCGGACAGCGTCATTTACAAGCTTTGCGTGATGGACTTATTTTAACGATGCCTCTTATTATTATAGGTTCGATTTTCTTAATACTCGGATTTTTGCCGATTCCTGGCTATGAAGACTTCATGGCGAATACTTTTGGGGACCAGTGGCTCACGAAGCTGCTCTATCCTGTGGGTGCGACCTTTGACATTATGGCGCTCATCGCCGGATTCGGGATCGCCTACCGGTTAGCGGAAAAGTACAATGTGGAACCATTGTCTGCGGGTGCGATTTCGGTTTCTGCCTTCCTGCTTGCCACTCCATTTGAAGTGTCCTTTTTAGCAGAAGGAGCAACAGATGCCGTCATGGTTGGCGGTGCGATTCCTGCTGCTTTGATGGGAAGTAAAGGCTTATTCGTGGCGATGTTAATCGCGATGCTGTCTACTGAAATTTATCGATACATTATCCAGAAGAATATTGTTTTCAGACTTCCTGACGGGGTTCCGCCCGCAGTTAGTAAATCATTTGTTGCGTTAATTCCAGGTGCGATTGTTATTTTCGTTGTTTGGATTTTACGTATAGTAGTAGAAAATACCGACTTTGGGAGCTTACACAATATCGTCGGAGAGCTTCTTGGAAAGCCACTTGGCGTGCTCGGAGGAAGCTTGATTGGTAGTTTAGTAGCCGTTTTCCTTGTACAGCTCTTATGGTCATGTGGATTACACGGTGCCTCCATCGTTGGTGGTGTCATGGGTCCGATTTGGTTAGCGGCCACAGATGCAAACCGTCTTGCTTTCCAAAATGGAGCGGAAGAGCTACCGAATATTTTCACGGCTCAGTTCTTTGATCTGTTCGTGTATATCGGAGGATCGGGTGCGACCTTCGCCCTTGTGGTCATGATGCTACTAAGGGCACGAAGTCAGCAAATGAAGCAGCTCGGACGGTTAGCGTTCGGACCGGGACTCTTCAATATTAACGAACCGATTACGTTCGGGATGCCAATCGTGATGAATCCACTGATGATTGTGCCGTTCATTTTAGCACCACTTACAATTGTCATCACCACGTATATCGCGATGAGCACCGGTCTTGTGGCGAGACCAGCCGGTATTGCCGTGCCATGGACGATGCCGCCAATCATTGGAGGTTATTTAGCAACAGGAGGGAAGATTTCCGGAGCCCTTCTGCAACTCTTCAACTTCTGCGTCACCTTCGCGATTTACTATCCATTCTTTAGAATGTGGGATCGCCAGAAGTATGCGGAGGAACAAGGGAATTAA
- the chbG gene encoding chitin disaccharide deacetylase: protein MTKLVINADDFGYSKGVNLGILEAYNHGVVSSTTMMVNMPGAAHAAALALAHPGLGVGIHLVLDCGYPVHSNVPSLVDSTGRFYKMEEMLEKADPHDIEKELNAQIEKFFSYGLTPTHLDGHHHVHGQEKIYPFVEKLANAFKLPIRKVSADTNHSSNQLLQTTQTFLYEFYGNTLTPTSLIDLVEKSTSYETAEIMCHPAYVDEEVLTGSSYNVHRARELSILTNPEVKQMIEENDIELVTYKDVFK from the coding sequence ATGACAAAGTTAGTGATCAACGCCGATGATTTCGGGTACTCGAAAGGAGTCAACCTAGGAATCCTTGAAGCTTACAACCACGGAGTCGTCTCCTCAACCACCATGATGGTCAATATGCCTGGAGCTGCGCATGCCGCAGCTCTTGCGCTTGCCCATCCAGGGTTGGGAGTCGGGATTCATCTTGTCTTGGACTGTGGATATCCTGTCCACTCAAACGTTCCATCGCTCGTCGATAGTACAGGCCGATTTTACAAAATGGAAGAAATGCTTGAAAAGGCAGATCCTCATGACATTGAAAAAGAACTGAATGCTCAAATCGAGAAGTTTTTCTCATATGGCTTAACTCCGACACACTTAGACGGGCATCATCATGTCCACGGACAGGAAAAGATCTATCCTTTTGTGGAAAAATTGGCCAATGCCTTCAAGCTTCCGATTCGGAAGGTGTCAGCTGATACCAATCATTCAAGCAATCAACTTCTACAAACCACCCAAACCTTCCTGTATGAATTTTACGGTAACACATTAACTCCAACTTCTCTCATAGACTTAGTAGAGAAGTCTACTTCCTATGAAACCGCAGAAATCATGTGTCACCCAGCGTATGTTGACGAAGAGGTGCTAACGGGCAGTTCGTACAATGTCCATCGTGCACGGGAGTTATCGATTTTAACCAATCCAGAAGTCAAACAGATGATTGAGGAGAACGACATCGAGCTTGTTACATACAAAGACGTATTCAAGTAA
- a CDS encoding PTS lactose/cellobiose transporter subunit IIA produces MEQEQIVFQIILHGGNGRSSSMEAIIAAKAGDFARARAKLQEAADELHEAHKIQTNLIQSEIREGPSTVSLLMVHAQDHLMNAIVVKDLASEFVDLYETLGFSQEGEA; encoded by the coding sequence ATGGAACAAGAACAAATTGTGTTTCAAATCATTTTACACGGGGGAAACGGTCGGAGCTCTTCGATGGAGGCGATCATTGCAGCAAAGGCTGGAGATTTTGCAAGAGCACGGGCCAAGCTTCAGGAAGCAGCGGACGAATTACATGAAGCACATAAAATACAAACAAATCTTATTCAATCTGAAATACGAGAAGGTCCATCTACAGTCTCACTGTTAATGGTTCATGCGCAGGATCATTTAATGAACGCGATCGTCGTAAAGGATCTGGCATCTGAATTTGTGGATTTGTATGAAACATTAGGGTTTTCACAGGAGGGGGAAGCATGA